The Paramagnetospirillum magnetotacticum MS-1 genome window below encodes:
- the mamH gene encoding magnetosome biogenesis transporter MamH — MSRVEAAAAEVKVRQHNALYLLSALCMVFMTLVVAIQPLFLRNVLNISFETAGAVNANVQVVTEVLDLFIFAYLGYLSDRIGRVRIIVAGFLVAAIGAVIAPLSPWIGGASIGALVVYYVSRVIMSAGSGAVWPQLSALAGDFSDDDTRARLMSNTAFMMAFGVTLVYAVLMQIPAHAGIAVTMLLTAAVSLAGAWLAGKFLVDVAPRTQETSVPWRAVWSLVKAEPRLRLAFASSLFARSDMVFVGLFLMLWFIYFADLIKVGQAEAAARAGILIGLMGAVVMLSIPVWRSFIEHFGRIQAVLLGMVLSALGFIMLGFIINPFDWFIVLPILLIASGQAGCFVAPQILTVDYAPRDLLGSVLGAFNVIGCIGIIFFVQVGGFLFDYVGPPAPFVFTGVGNLIISAYALRLLKREARDGGGDDAPGDDGVA, encoded by the coding sequence TGGTTGCTATTCAGCCGCTATTCTTGCGAAACGTTCTTAATATCTCATTCGAAACCGCCGGCGCCGTCAATGCCAATGTGCAGGTGGTGACCGAGGTTCTGGATCTCTTCATCTTCGCCTATCTCGGCTACCTGTCGGATCGGATCGGACGGGTCAGGATCATCGTGGCCGGTTTTCTGGTCGCCGCCATCGGTGCGGTGATCGCGCCGCTCAGCCCCTGGATCGGCGGTGCCTCCATCGGGGCGCTGGTCGTCTATTACGTTTCGCGGGTCATCATGTCGGCGGGCAGCGGCGCGGTATGGCCTCAATTGTCGGCCCTGGCCGGGGATTTCAGCGACGACGACACCCGGGCGCGCCTGATGTCCAATACCGCGTTCATGATGGCCTTCGGGGTGACGCTGGTCTACGCTGTTTTGATGCAGATCCCGGCCCATGCGGGCATCGCCGTGACCATGCTGCTGACGGCGGCGGTCTCCCTGGCCGGTGCTTGGCTGGCGGGGAAATTCCTGGTGGATGTCGCTCCGCGCACCCAGGAAACCTCGGTTCCCTGGCGGGCGGTCTGGAGCTTGGTGAAGGCGGAGCCCCGCCTGCGCCTGGCTTTCGCCAGTTCGCTGTTCGCCCGCAGCGACATGGTGTTCGTAGGGCTCTTCCTCATGCTGTGGTTCATCTACTTTGCCGATCTGATCAAGGTCGGGCAGGCCGAGGCGGCGGCGCGGGCCGGAATCTTGATCGGGCTGATGGGGGCGGTGGTCATGCTCTCGATCCCGGTTTGGCGGTCGTTTATCGAGCATTTCGGCCGCATTCAGGCGGTTCTGCTCGGGATGGTGCTGTCCGCCCTGGGATTCATAATGTTGGGTTTCATCATCAATCCGTTTGACTGGTTCATCGTACTGCCCATCTTGTTGATTGCGTCCGGGCAGGCTGGTTGTTTTGTGGCACCTCAAATATTAACAGTTGACTACGCGCCTAGGGATTTGCTTGGGTCTGTGCTTGGTGCATTTAATGTTATTGGGTGTATTGGTATTATTTTCTTTGTTCAGGTCGGTGGGTTTTTATTTGATTATGTTGGCCCGCCGGCACCTTTTGTCTTTACTGGTGTTGGAAACTTGATTATATCAGCGTATGCATTGCGCCTGCTGAAACGCGAGGCGCGTGACGGCGGCGGCGACGACGCCCCAGGGGACGACGGGGTGGCGTAG
- the mamI gene encoding magnetosome protein MamI encodes MPSVIFGLLALALGLLGVTAWWWSVTEFLRGAVPVALLILGLVALASGVQSVRLPRSNKGTASDPDIDG; translated from the coding sequence ATGCCAAGCGTGATTTTCGGACTGCTGGCGCTTGCCCTCGGATTGCTGGGGGTGACGGCATGGTGGTGGTCGGTGACCGAGTTCCTGCGCGGAGCGGTGCCGGTGGCCCTGCTCATCCTTGGCTTGGTCGCGTTGGCCTCCGGGGTGCAATCCGTGCGGTTGCCTCGTTCCAACAAGGGGACCGCTTCAGACCCTGACATCGATGGTTGA